The genome window AGAGTTACAAATAAAACTATAAGATACATTTTTACTGCTATTCTCGTCTTTTTGGGAATTCAAATGATATTAAGGGGGTTAGGTTATGGACTTTAATAATATTATAGGTAATGCGTTAAGAGTAGGCGTAATCATTAGTGCAATAATAATAATTTTTGGAGTCGCACTACTATTCGTGAATAATGGTTCAAATGGGTTTTCCCTCACTCAGATATCAAGTTCAAACTCAATAGTTAATAGTTCAATTTTCAAACCTTCTGAAATATTTAGTGGATTACCTAGGCTATACGGTTTAGATTACATATACTTAGGACTAATGGTCCTAATAGCTACACCAGTTCTCAGAGTACTAATAGGAATAGCACAATTCGCTTCTGAGACAAATAAATTATATACAATAATAACTATAATTGTATTTTTCAATCTAATGTTTGCTATATTTATATTACCTATACTCGTAAGTAAGTAATATTTTACCACTTTTCAAATATTCCAGTCTTTTTTCTAAAATCTTAAGATTTAATTCAATTTGCTCATCTATGATTTGTTTAGTAAATAGCTTGCAGAAATTAGTCTCAGCTACTTCAGAGAAGCTTTGTTTTAGAATGCTTGCTATAGTATTATTATCAATCGACGATAGCAATTCTATTCCATCTTTAAAATCATCCTCAGTAGCCCACAAATTAAACCTACTCACCTTTTTATCGATGATTTGGATTATGTAATATAACGGTTTCCAGGCAGATAACGCGTGTCCATGATCTATAATAAATCCTTTTCCGTTCTTCGACAGTATATGATCTTCCTTTAAATCTATATTCAAAATCCATTCTTCAAATGCTAAACTTATCTTGATTTTATCTAAATTATTTATATTTTCCTTTGAAGCCTTATCAGGTAAATAATCCATTAAAAGTCCTGTTTCTTCTCTATATTTTATTAAGAATACTTCTGGTATGGGCAAATCTAGTAGTTTACCAACTTTCGAAGCGAATAATTCAGATACGATTTCCAACGCAACGTTTATATCTCTCTCCTTTTTTGTTGGCTTAAAGTATAATAACAATGCAGTGGTAAAAGTTTGGTCATGAATATAAAATTATCTTATAACATACCTACAGACCTTTTTAACACAAATTTATTTTACATATAGTTATATTATAATATAATGGAAGATGTAAAACACTCAGTAGAAAAAATAATAAAGGATCGGGAGTGGATAACATTCAATGACTTGTTAAAATATGTACCGTACCCAGCTCCAGAAGTATATAGTGCATTATCTCAACTTATTAAGGAAAAAAAAGTTGGGAGAAGAGGAAGATATTTCTATTACATAAAAGGATGAAAAGGATTAACTTTTGTTGTCTTCCCTTCTAGGTAAATTAAAATTGTATTTTATTGCAAGTATTCTCAACAAAAATGTACTTAGAAAAGTCACAAATACACTATCATGATGTAAATAAGGAGTAATGAAATAGTATATAACTCCACCAAAGAGGGCAGCAGTAGCATATATTTCCTTTGTAAGTATCATAGGTATTTCGTTTATAAGAATATCTCTTATTACACCTCCCCCAGTGCCAACGATTGTAGCAATTAATCCCACTGATATTGAATTTAAACCATAGGAGTAAGCTAAGGATGCGCCGAATGTCGCAAAAGTTGAAAGTCCTAATGCATCACTTATCGCAATTATTGTTCTTATAGGATTAGCCTGTAACCACTTATAGAAGTAAAAGACAAAAATAGAAATACCTACACTCAGTAATAGATAATTCCATTCCTTTAGAATCTGCGGTGGATATATTCCCAATAAGATATCGGCAATTATACCTCCAGCATAGCTAGTTATTACACCTAAAGTTGCAACACCGAAAATATCTAGGCCTTTACTAGTTCCCTTAAGAGAACCAGAAATCGTAAATGCGATTATACCAATCACGTTAAGCAATTCTAGGATCATATAAATCGTCAAAATTCTTAGTAACCTATAATTTTTTCCTTAAAGCAACTGTAATAATGCACATATATAGATTTATGATAACTTCATGTTATATTTGTTGTTTTCATATAACTCCTTACTTAAGTATTATTTACGCTAATATATATATATTGAGCTAAATTTAAACAGAAAAATTCACGTTTTTATATAAGAATGATTATTAAAGGTTTTTCTGGTTTTAATGAGTGTGGTCAACAATTTCATGCATTTGAAATATTTACATTTATTATCACTCTCCTATCCACTAAATACACTTGAGTATAAAGAATGTTGTAGATTAGGAAGAAGGTAGAGAGCCAACTCGTAATCGTTAACCTATTGGAACTCCAGGGGGAATGGAGGTCCATAGAGGAGAGCCTATGCTTCAATGTCCTAAACCCTTGCTCAGCGTAATCCCTCCTACCAAACGTAACCCACTTGTGCCCAACATTAAACCAGTCAAATGCATTATAAGCTGGTAAACCATCATGCAAGTAAACCACTCGATCAACCTTCTTAAAGTACTCACTCGCGATCTCCTCAATCCCCCTCATGTTAACTAGGACTATTAACACGTGAAAACCACTCCTCAAGCCATGAAGAAAGGAATAGCCTTTGTCACAACATCCCTAACGATCCAAACGTAATAGTAATTACCCCTAACGCAAACAACCTTAGTCTCGTCAATAGCGTAAAGACCACTCAAGGACACAACGTACTTAACGCTACCAAGCCTCTTGTAATAGTAAAGCAAAGTGGAGTGTGGTAGCGTTGTCCTCCAAGAGGATAAGCCAGCTAGATAACTCGCTAAGCCTAACGCGACCTCCTCCCTAACGTGAAATCTTGGCTTAAGATTAATATACTCCATTAGGATTAAAATAACTTGGGTGAGCACGGGAATATTCCATCTGTTCATCATGTGCTCACCAATAAAAATCCCGTGCTCACCCAAAAAGGTATTACGCTAAATAAAAACAATTTATTTCTATAATAGAAGCAACTTATACGATTAATTTCAAATTAATTAAATTGTTGACCACACTCAGTTTTTCTACCCTAGAGTTTTTAGCTTAACGATTTTCGACTTACGTGTAATTAACGGTATCGTGAAGTAGAAGATTACTTCCTATAGTAGATTTTCTTTTGGATTTTTTATATAATTTATATTTTTCACAATTTCAAAATTTTTACTAAAATAGACAAAGACCAGAAAAGAAATATTAAAAGTATGAATAATAAAGAAAAGATTAAGGCTAACTCTGAATAGATTGGTCTAAAAAACAATGTTAAAAGTAGAAAACTTCTTATCATAAATTTAAAGATGTTTCATTTTCTTTTATTTCTTACTCTTAGGAATACCGTGATAATAACTATAATTACTATTATTATCACAATAATCGTTATAATTCCGATAGGCGATTTAAAGAACTGCTGATAGAATGGAGGGGATATTGTTACATAGAATGTATCAGACTGCTCAAATGGGAATAATGCACCAGTTTGATTCCATACTAGGGCTATTGCCAATGGATAAGTTCCGGAAGATGCTCCACTGCTCACATCGACTACAAAAGTTACATTTATTGCTTGTCCAGGAGCAATATCACCGGCAAAAACCTCAGACGCAGTTAATGCTTGTAATGGGTTTGATGAACTTACATGAGGATATATTAGATTAGAAGTTCCTAGCCTAACTATAACGTTCTTGGCTGTCGAATTGCCAGTGTTTTTAAGAGTTATTATGATTGGCACGTTACTATCTCCTGCACTTAATGAAGGATAAGACACACCTACCACGATTAGATTAGCTTTGGGATATATTTGTAACGGATACTGATAAGTTTCTTTTCCGCCATCATAGGTAATAGTAACGTTCACAATATAGGTTTTAGGTATAGTATTGTTTGGAACATTTATAAGGAATGTAGCATTAACCGGAACTCCTATTGGTATTGCTCCTAAATGTAGCGGATTAGAAGATATAACTTGGAATGGCGATTGGATACTCACATTAGCGTTTTCAGCTATACCACTTCCAAAGTTTGTTAAAATTACCAATAATCTAACGTCGTAATAGCTAGGAAATACTTGAGGTGGAATTGTTACCAAATTTACTGAAATATTAGGTGAATAAATTGTTATTGGGATTGTTATTGTGGTCTTGTGATTAAAGTAATATAGAGTTGCTGGTATGTAGTATACTCCTGGTGTTGCATTCGGAAATACACTTACAGTTACTGTAGCATAATTTTCTTGACCAGCTGGTACAATACCTACTTGTGCACTGGTCTGATGGAAAATTAATGGATACTCTACGTTTTCAAAAACTAGTGTAGCATTAAGAATATTAACGTCACCAGTGTTTTTGAGCAAAACTGTTAAAGGTACATCGTTCTCACCTGAAGAAACTGTTATTGGAGATGTTACTCCTCCCCACAGACTTTGAGCTTGTATTGTAATATATCCTAAGATATCAACAGATATCATTATGTTTTCCTTAAATCCATTATAAGCTACTAAGGTTGCTGGTATGTAGTATACTCCTGGTGTTGCATTCGGAAATATGTTTGCTGTCACTGTTACGTAATTATAGCTGCCTGCAGGAACGAAACCAACGGAAGCATTTTGCTGGAGGAATTGTATCGGATAATGAGATTGTAATATTAGGCTCACATTTGACATTAAGTTTTCTCCAAGGTTCTTTATCACTATCGTTAATGGCACGTTAGTCTCTCCCGGTGCTACTAGTATTGGACTAGATAAAGAACCCCATACACCTTCAGCCGAAACTTGATTTAATGACTGGATATATATTGGAACTTTTACATACTGTATCACACCATCGTAGTACATTACTTTTGCGGTTATGTAATAAACGCCAGTATTTGTTACATTAGGATAAACATTTGCAAGTACTGTTACTGGTATAGGATAGCCTGCGGGAATGTTTCCTATGGTTATATTGTTCTGTAGGAACTCTACCGGATATTGTGATTGTAAGAACAAGGTGGCATTCGTTACGGAAGCTATTCCGGTGTTTTGTAGTATTATTGTTAGTGGGATGTTGTTTTCTCCTGGTCCTACTACCATTGGGTTTGATGTTGTTCCCCATACTGATGATGCTGAGAAATTAACATAGCCTAAAATATAAACTGGCATTTCAAAAGTTTGCATGAATCCTCCATCATATGCGACTAAAGTTATCGGTACGTAATATACTCCAGGTGTTACGTTCTTATAGACGTTTGCTACTACTGTTACGTAGTTATAACCTCCAGCTGGCACAAAACCTATCATTGTATAATTTTGGAGGAATTGTATCGGATAATGTGATTGCAATATTAACATGACATTGGATAATAAGTTTTCGCCAAGATTCTTTACATAAATGGTAAGGGGAAGTAATGTTTCACCGGGAGCAGCTACTGTTGGATCCGATGGTGTACCCCACGCATCCTCCAATGATACTTGATTAGAGGAGCCAATATCAATGGGTACTAATACTGTAGTGGTCGCGTTATGATAGTATATTACATTTAACTTAATATAATATAAACCTTGAGTTGCGTTAGGATATACAGAAGCCATTACAGTTACTTCTCCATAATACCCTGCTGGTACTGCGGAAATTGTTGCATTGCTTTGTAAGAATTTTACTGGAAATTGGGAGTTTAGTTCTAACGTTATGTTGGTAACTAATGAATTACCTAAGTTTTGTAGTATTATTGTTAGTGGGATGTTGTTTTCTCCTGGTCCTACTACCATTGGGTTTGATGTTGTTCCCCATACTGATGATGCTGAGAAATTAACATAGCCAGCTATTACCACCGGGACTAAAACATCATAAGTTACTTGACTACCGGAGGTGGTGATGCCTTGTACTATTACAACATCAGTGTACGTACCAGTCTTAGCAGTACTAGCTATATCAAATAGGTAAGTGACATTTACTGTTTGTCCTTGATTCCACAAGGGAATATGTGTAAGTTGAGTGCCATTATTATAGGGGTAAAGGTAAAACGGATATGTATCTGCAGGAATTATAGTGACATCAGTTAAGGTTTGACCTAAGTTAGTAAGACGAAACGTTATTGGTACCTCAATTTCTCCGGGTGTTATTAACTCGCTACTTGTTGCGTATCCTTGAATAGGCGTGGATTGTGAGGATATTGGTAGTGTTAAATATACTAGAGGAGATAATATTATAAAAAGTAATATTATTAAACTCTTTCTCACAGAAATCACCTTCAAAAAGATATATCTAAATGCTTTTAAGTGTTTTCCCTCTTTCGTTTTTTATAACACAAAGAATGATTATAGATGCTATATTACCAATTGATGAGAAATTCTGAAATTAAAAAATTATCATTGAATTTATAGAATGTATAATTCTTTTTGTAACATGTTTAACGTTTTCCCATACACTTTTTTTACTACTATTTCATCTTCTATCCTTATCCCAAATTTTCCCGGTAGGTAAATCCCAGGTTCTATGGTAAACACCATGTTTTGCTCTATTACATTATCATTATCCGGAGAGATATATGGATCTTCATGAACGTCAATACCTATACCGTGTCCAGTTCTATGAATAAAATAGTCCCCATATCCTTTACTAGTTATGACTTTTCTGGCAATATGATCAATCTCCTTAGCTCTCATACCCTCTCTTACATGTTTTTCGGCTTCTTCATTTGCATTTTTGACAATATCTACAATTTCTAAAACTAAAGTATCGTTAGGTTTACCTAATGAAAATACTCTTGTGGTATCAGTTGAGTAGCCCTCGTACTTTATCCCATAATCTATAACTATTACCTCACCTCGTTTTACCTTTTTATCACTACACCTCAAGTGTGGCATCGAAGAATTAGGCCCAGAGGTCACTATTGGATCAAATGAGATATTACCAGCATTTTCAATTAAGAAACTCTTTAGTTTTCTCTCTATTTCGCATTCTGTCATATTTTCCTTAATGGTTGGTACAAATTCTAAAATAAGTTCTTCTGCTTTTTTAACACCTTTCTCCATTTTTTCTATTTCCTCATCATCTTTTACTTGTCTAAGTTTTCGCAATATGCTAGAAGCTCTACCTATTCTTCTAGGTTTGAATCTATTTAGTATTTCTATAGTAAATAGTGAAAATATTGTATCATCAATTAAAATATTGGAATTTTCTTTTAAATTTAGTTTGGAATATGGATCCTCTCCATCTCTGTAAACGATAAGTGGAAATTGCTTTAATTGCTCCTCATAGAGTTTTGGTACAAGTAAGAAGTAATCGTCTTTAGTGACAAAAAGCAAAAGTGGCCTTTCCATCTGTTCCTCCGAAAATCCTATTAAGTAGAACATATTACTAGTAGTTCCAATTATCAAATAATCTGCGTCAGTCTTCTCTAATTCTTTTTGTAGTCTCTGTATTCGATCCATGTTTTAAACTTAAATAGACGTGTTATAAAAAGATAGGCTAAATGATAACCATTGTTTATAATGACATATACAAGTATCACGCTTCAAAAAAGTATCATGTGGAAAACCCTAATAGAATTGACAAGGCATTATCTGCGATTAATCAACTTGAAGTCAGGTTTGAAAAACCTATTAGGGTTAATGATCCTCAAATAGTTCATTCGGAAGATTACGTTAAATTAGTTGAAAAACACTCTCAGTTAGAAGAGAATTTAGATGCAGATACTTATACTAACAAGTACACCTACGAAACTGCTCTTTATGCGTTGGGTGGCGCATTAAAGGCTTTTGAGACTAATGGATTTGCATTAGTGAGACCTCCTGGTCATCATGCTGGAATTAATGGAAAAGCTTTTGGTGCTCCTACTTTAGGCTTCTGTATTTTCAACAATATAGCATATCCTATTAAGAAGTATAAGTTGAAAAGAGTTGCTATAATTGATTTTGATGTGCATTATGGTAATGGAACGCAAGAGATTTTTTATGATGATCCAGATATTTTGCATATTGATATCCATCAAGATCCTAGAACTATCTATCCTGGAACTGGTTTTGCGAATATGGTTGGTGGAAAGGACGCTGAAGGGACTAAAATTAACTTACTGATACCTCCTTTAGGTAGTGATGATTTATATGATGAGTTAATTCCAATTATTCAAGCTATTCTAGATGATTTCAAACCAACAGTTATTGCGTACTCTGCTGGTTTTGATTCTTATGTTGGTGATGGTCTGTCTTCAGTTAACGCTACTGAGTACACGTTTTATAATTTTGGTATAATCAGTAACAAATTTCCTAGGAAATATGCGGTTTTAGAGGGAGGTTATGATAAGGGTTTAGTAAGAGGTTTAAAGGCATTTTTAGAAGGATTTGCAAACGTGGAAATAGAGTATAAGAAATATAAATCAACTGATGCGATTAGGTCCAGGTTTATGAACTATCTAAGTGAAGAAAAGCAAATTTTGAGGAATTATTGGAGTATCTAGCGCTAACAAGTGTAGTAACATTTTAGTGCTATATTATATGCAGCATTATAATCTCTATCTGCTTTGTATCCACAAGCTGGACATACAAATAAAGAACCTAGTATTTCACCTTTCTTGTAGCCACATCTTGCACATACTCTTGATGTATTATATGGGTCTATTTTTCTATATCTAATACCTCTCCTTCGTATCTCGTTTTCTAACATATTCTGTAAGGCTCGTAATCCTTTACCTGTTTTTGTATCAAAATACTCCAAATTCTCTATTGCAACTATTTTTGGTTCTAATTCTTCAATAAAGCTTACAGCTTCGTGAATGATTTTTCTAGCGTTAGTCTTCATTTCTTCTAGCTTAATAATTCCTTGATTTTCACTTAAAAAATTCACAAAATACTCCATAAGTTTAGGTTCATTAAAGAATCTTACTTTCCATGGCTTACTATTTTTTAATGCAACAATTGTTATTAGGTGACGTAAACCCAAGTCTACTCCAACAATGCTAGGGTCCTCATGATAAGCTAAATATACTTTTATATCGCTATCCTTATATTCTACAATCGCATATAACGGTGGTTTGGAATCACTTTGTATTTTCACTAACGTATTATATTCTTTAATTTTTATTATATTATTGCTAACTAATTCTATCTGTAGAGGTCCATCTCTGGGGGTTCCCCCAGTAAGTATTGAAGTTACAATAGATTTGGGCAAGGTAGGAGGTGGATCTACTTTTTCCTTAATCCCCTTCTTTCTTAACGCGTCAACATAGAGCTTGTAATATACAATTTCCTTTTGAATATCCTTTAATTTACCATAATCTATAACTTTTGCTTCTATGAGACTCTCCTTCATAAATTAATATTATAATCTACATGCTTAAGAATTTATACTTCTCAAAGATGCATAATACTTCCCATTATAAGTTCTTCTGCATTTACTCCTAGATAATATTTTATTGTTGATGAAAAGACGTATCCATTATTGTCTGTATAGAGCTTATAATACTCTTCATTAGTCTCTTTTGATAATCTATTCTTATTGTAATAATATCCAACTAAAAGAGAGGGTCCTTCTTTCTTGTTGTAATAAATTAATACGGAATTTAAGCTAGTAGAGTAGTCCTTTAGTTTATCTAGAGTAGTTACATAAGCGTCGAATGGAGACATATTATTCTCTATTAGTACCTTAATTTCCTCTAGAATTAGATAACTATCAGTAAATGGTCTATTACTATCCCTAAAGCTCGTTCTATTAACTGAACCATTATGAGCAAAGTAGAGATCATAGAGATTTGCCCTCATGTAATAGGGATGAACATGGGATAATCCAGTCAAAAATTTTCTGCCTGCTTTTCTTGCATGAATTACTCCAATTATCTCTTCTCCTTTGGCAACATCAATTAGATAGTTAACGTTAGGATCTTCATATAACGGATCTTCTGACCTATAATAAATTACCTTCCATTTATCATTTCTCTTGAGAAATACACTTAGACCCCATCCATCAGGGTGACTACCATACTTAGAGAAAATATCATTTCTACTTGCCTTTATCAATGCGTTAACGTATTCTTTTAAAATTTCTCCCTTAGTGTGAAAAGCTAGAATTCTACACATTTAATGACAACCCATCAAAAGCAATAATTATTTTATTACTAGTCAAGCTTATTATTTTTTCTTCAATCTCAGCTGGAATATGAGTAGCAATAATTCTCTTATTACCAAATAATTCAAATAATTGTTTGATTGAAGTATGTCCCCAAGCAGTACAGTCATTTATACAAGTCGCTTCATGAATAATCAAATCTACATCTTTTGCGTTTTCTAGTATAGTATTACAAGGTTCTTTAGTGTCACCGGTATATAGTACTCTCGTATTACCATCACTTATAATGTAACTAACAGCATAAATTGAGTGACAAGCTTGAATCGAATATATTTCCAGTTCGTCAATTTTACCACTGGGTAAATTAGCCTCGTATATTTTTGCTGAAATATTATTTCCTACTTTAATGCATGGGTTTAGTACTTCTAAGAAGCCTTTAGGGGAGTAGATCTCTAAATCTGGAATTTGTCTTATTTTCCTTTGTACTAAGTAGTCGAAAATTCCACTGAAATGGTCAACATGCAAATGAGTAATAAAGAGAGCTTTTGGATTTATTCTTGTATCTTCTAATCTTAACTCAGCTCCAGGACCTAAGTCAAGAAGTACTTTATCGTTGATTAGTATACTAGATTTAACCCTTTTTAACCCTAAGCTAGAACCAGCGCCTGTTCCAACAAAAGTTATTTTCACATATCATCACGCTCCGTTATATCTACAAAATCTAAATCACAAAACCCTACAGTACAGTGTTCCTGCTCCTTTCTTTTATTACTTTTCCTTTCACGCATCATCGATTTCTTCAAGGAATCTCTCCACCTCATCTAATTTTGGTCCTAAAGCTCCTATCTTAGTTACGGAAAGTGCTGCTACCTTATTTGCATATTCAACTGCGGTCTCAAGATTGTATCCTTTTTCAAGATAGACGGAAAGTGCTGCGTTAAAGACATCACCAGCTCCAGTTTCATCGATAACGTTTACTTTAGGTGATGGTATAAGTACCTTTTTCCCATTCTTAGTTGCTAATAATGCTCCTCTTTCCCCCAATGTAACTATTACTGCCTTTTTTACTTTC of Sulfolobus sp. E5-1-F contains these proteins:
- a CDS encoding M24 family metallopeptidase, whose protein sequence is MDRIQRLQKELEKTDADYLIIGTTSNMFYLIGFSEEQMERPLLLFVTKDDYFLLVPKLYEEQLKQFPLIVYRDGEDPYSKLNLKENSNILIDDTIFSLFTIEILNRFKPRRIGRASSILRKLRQVKDDEEIEKMEKGVKKAEELILEFVPTIKENMTECEIERKLKSFLIENAGNISFDPIVTSGPNSSMPHLRCSDKKVKRGEVIVIDYGIKYEGYSTDTTRVFSLGKPNDTLVLEIVDIVKNANEEAEKHVREGMRAKEIDHIARKVITSKGYGDYFIHRTGHGIGIDVHEDPYISPDNDNVIEQNMVFTIEPGIYLPGKFGIRIEDEIVVKKVYGKTLNMLQKELYIL
- a CDS encoding MBL fold metallo-hydrolase, producing MKITFVGTGAGSSLGLKRVKSSILINDKVLLDLGPGAELRLEDTRINPKALFITHLHVDHFSGIFDYLVQRKIRQIPDLEIYSPKGFLEVLNPCIKVGNNISAKIYEANLPSGKIDELEIYSIQACHSIYAVSYIISDGNTRVLYTGDTKEPCNTILENAKDVDLIIHEATCINDCTAWGHTSIKQLFELFGNKRIIATHIPAEIEEKIISLTSNKIIIAFDGLSLNV
- a CDS encoding histone deacetylase family protein; the encoded protein is MITIVYNDIYKYHASKKYHVENPNRIDKALSAINQLEVRFEKPIRVNDPQIVHSEDYVKLVEKHSQLEENLDADTYTNKYTYETALYALGGALKAFETNGFALVRPPGHHAGINGKAFGAPTLGFCIFNNIAYPIKKYKLKRVAIIDFDVHYGNGTQEIFYDDPDILHIDIHQDPRTIYPGTGFANMVGGKDAEGTKINLLIPPLGSDDLYDELIPIIQAILDDFKPTVIAYSAGFDSYVGDGLSSVNATEYTFYNFGIISNKFPRKYAVLEGGYDKGLVRGLKAFLEGFANVEIEYKKYKSTDAIRSRFMNYLSEEKQILRNYWSI
- a CDS encoding class II glutamine amidotransferase, with the translated sequence MCRILAFHTKGEILKEYVNALIKASRNDIFSKYGSHPDGWGLSVFLKRNDKWKVIYYRSEDPLYEDPNVNYLIDVAKGEEIIGVIHARKAGRKFLTGLSHVHPYYMRANLYDLYFAHNGSVNRTSFRDSNRPFTDSYLILEEIKVLIENNMSPFDAYVTTLDKLKDYSTSLNSVLIYYNKKEGPSLLVGYYYNKNRLSKETNEEYYKLYTDNNGYVFSSTIKYYLGVNAEELIMGSIMHL
- a CDS encoding DUF1634 domain-containing protein is translated as MDFNNIIGNALRVGVIISAIIIIFGVALLFVNNGSNGFSLTQISSSNSIVNSSIFKPSEIFSGLPRLYGLDYIYLGLMVLIATPVLRVLIGIAQFASETNKLYTIITIIVFFNLMFAIFILPILVSK
- the sul7s gene encoding winged-helix single-stranded DNA-binding protein Sul7s, whose translation is MEDVKHSVEKIIKDREWITFNDLLKYVPYPAPEVYSALSQLIKEKKVGRRGRYFYYIKG
- a CDS encoding COG1361 S-layer family protein; this translates as MRKSLIILLFIILSPLVYLTLPISSQSTPIQGYATSSELITPGEIEVPITFRLTNLGQTLTDVTIIPADTYPFYLYPYNNGTQLTHIPLWNQGQTVNVTYLFDIASTAKTGTYTDVVIVQGITTSGSQVTYDVLVPVVIAGYVNFSASSVWGTTSNPMVVGPGENNIPLTIILQNLGNSLVTNITLELNSQFPVKFLQSNATISAVPAGYYGEVTVMASVYPNATQGLYYIKLNVIYYHNATTTVLVPIDIGSSNQVSLEDAWGTPSDPTVAAPGETLLPLTIYVKNLGENLLSNVMLILQSHYPIQFLQNYTMIGFVPAGGYNYVTVVANVYKNVTPGVYYVPITLVAYDGGFMQTFEMPVYILGYVNFSASSVWGTTSNPMVVGPGENNIPLTIILQNTGIASVTNATLFLQSQYPVEFLQNNITIGNIPAGYPIPVTVLANVYPNVTNTGVYYITAKVMYYDGVIQYVKVPIYIQSLNQVSAEGVWGSLSSPILVAPGETNVPLTIVIKNLGENLMSNVSLILQSHYPIQFLQQNASVGFVPAGSYNYVTVTANIFPNATPGVYYIPATLVAYNGFKENIMISVDILGYITIQAQSLWGGVTSPITVSSGENDVPLTVLLKNTGDVNILNATLVFENVEYPLIFHQTSAQVGIVPAGQENYATVTVSVFPNATPGVYYIPATLYYFNHKTTITIPITIYSPNISVNLVTIPPQVFPSYYDVRLLVILTNFGSGIAENANVSIQSPFQVISSNPLHLGAIPIGVPVNATFLINVPNNTIPKTYIVNVTITYDGGKETYQYPLQIYPKANLIVVGVSYPSLSAGDSNVPIIITLKNTGNSTAKNVIVRLGTSNLIYPHVSSSNPLQALTASEVFAGDIAPGQAINVTFVVDVSSGASSGTYPLAIALVWNQTGALFPFEQSDTFYVTISPPFYQQFFKSPIGIITIIVIIIVIIVIITVFLRVRNKRK
- a CDS encoding trimeric intracellular cation channel family protein, which produces MYMILELLNVIGIIAFTISGSLKGTSKGLDIFGVATLGVITSYAGGIIADILLGIYPPQILKEWNYLLLSVGISIFVFYFYKWLQANPIRTIIAISDALGLSTFATFGASLAYSYGLNSISVGLIATIVGTGGGVIRDILINEIPMILTKEIYATAALFGGVIYYFITPYLHHDSVFVTFLSTFLLRILAIKYNFNLPRREDNKS
- a CDS encoding zinc ribbon domain-containing protein, whose protein sequence is MKESLIEAKVIDYGKLKDIQKEIVYYKLYVDALRKKGIKEKVDPPPTLPKSIVTSILTGGTPRDGPLQIELVSNNIIKIKEYNTLVKIQSDSKPPLYAIVEYKDSDIKVYLAYHEDPSIVGVDLGLRHLITIVALKNSKPWKVRFFNEPKLMEYFVNFLSENQGIIKLEEMKTNARKIIHEAVSFIEELEPKIVAIENLEYFDTKTGKGLRALQNMLENEIRRRGIRYRKIDPYNTSRVCARCGYKKGEILGSLFVCPACGYKADRDYNAAYNIALKCYYTC